A window of Quercus robur chromosome 12, dhQueRobu3.1, whole genome shotgun sequence genomic DNA:
TATGCTAACCAAATTCTAATCATTCATACTCAACAGCAACAAACAAAGGCAttattgatttcaaaatttccatttacacacacacacataatgaTAGCAAAGGGAACAAGGTTATCTCACCAAAATAAGCACCATTGCACCAAAAACCGCAGAGCAATTGAAACTAATTCGATTTCTTCGGCTCGGTGATCGATCTCTGATTGTGAACACCGCCAATCTCTCCCTTCTTAACCCAAGCCATTCCAGCACCACTAGGCTTCTGTACCTCTTTGCGACCGCCAAACTTGGAAGAGCCTTTGTAATCCCTGTAACTTCCTCCAAAGCCCCGATTGTCTCTGTGACCGTGATAAATACCGGTGTTCGGCCTCGTCACTCTAACATTCCCTTTTCCGATTGTGAAATCCCCAAATTTCCGTTCAATCTCCGCCGTCGGCCTGAATTCACTCTTTGTTCCCTCCGATTCGCCGTTCGTTCTCGCCGGAGAGTTCTCCTTCTCGCCAATCACTTTCGGCGCGTGTGACGCACCTCCCGTCACCTCCAcctcctccttctccttctctttctcttcctctgaCCTAggtttcattttcttcttcttcttcttctttggtttcttcttgttcttcttctcgTTGTTGTTCTCCTTGGCTTCCTCGCCAGTTTGCTCCTTCTGAGCACTCGCATTCCCGATACCAACCTCCACGGCCACGAGCGCCGCCGGCTCCTCCGGCTTCTTCGCAGGGCTCACCTCCACCACCGCTCGGCGATTTTCCCGCCAAATTTGCAGTCTCCGGTCGGGCTTGCGATCATTCGCGTTGAATTTGAGACGACCCTGGCTCTGAACCAGTTTTCGCTTCcgctcttcttcctctttttcccGAAGCTTCTGCAGCTGAAGCTTCCTTTGTCGTTCCTTTTCTTCTTGTGCTGCTGCTTCCTCTagctccttctccttcttcagCTTGCTTTGCTTCTCTTGAAGCCATCGTTCCTCGAGTTGAACAATCGTGACGAAGTTGGAAGGCACAGAAGGACCgttcttcttgttgttgttgctgttgttgttgttgtgattgttgttgcTGTTCTTGACTTCGTCCACCTCCATTGGAAGCACCAccacaaaaaggaaagaaagcaaGGAAACAGTAACAAACTGTTTTTTGCTTTaggaaagagaaacaaaaactgTTTTACCAGTGGAGCCTCCTAAAATAGACTCTGAACTCTGAAGACTATTTAATTATAGTAAATATGAAATTTGCAAGTCTGTTAATTAaaggacaaaaataaaaaataaaaaatgattcaaGTACAAGTGTACAACCATGGCCCATGGATACTATAGTTTAGATTcccaatttgaaatttgaccTGTTCAATAAAGACTTGGGTAATTACAGTTTATAATTTGTCTCcaatttaatttacatatttgtggttttatttttgatacTTTATTCACTGATGGTTCATTACGTTTATACCCTGTAACCCATTTCTAATTATTCCATTACTCTAACACGTTtcatcaaaaaatcaaatcagaCACTCATCTCCCACACACTCTCTCATACTTGCTCACCCCTTCTAAACTCTTGATTCTACATTGCCACCCTGATTTTAGACTGAGAAATCGATTAGGTTTTGTTTGTGCAAAGACACCGAGGAAGAAGACCCACCTGATTTCTCCTCTGGTACTTTTCTTATTtcacatctctctctttttgaccCTCTATTTGGTTTCCGAGAAAACCATcggaaaattagttttttttttcttttttttttcttcttcttattagtatttggttgctgagaaaactAACCAGGAGAATAGAAATGTAGCTAGCTCAatggaaactgaaaatgaaggaaatgaaatttttttaagtgtagttggtgtttggttgctgagaaaactATGGGAGAGAATGGAAACTGAAAAATCTAATCCTTTTTTGGGGGGTCAAATTTACTATTTGGTTGCAAAGACAATGTaggaaatggaaaaaagaatgaaactttttttttttttttggaatttctgAATCTGTGATGAACTGTTATTTACTTGGCCCTAATTGCTATATTAATCTCTTGGGGGTTTGAATCCAAGTTTCTGTTTGAATGCTgtgaaaatggaaaataaaatttgaaacttcaaTATTATTGTTGTTTTGGTTCTTGGGAAATTGAAGCTCTACTTAACgaagtcaaagagaaaaaagaaaaagaattcaaCCCAAGTAGCCTTACAGGTTGTGTTAGGCTTAATTCTATATGAGTGCATTGCTTTATTATCAGGAAAGAAACTAATTGGAATACAAAAGTATCATagaaaatcttgtttttctttgtttcactTTTCATAGATGTAGTTGGAAGtgggtttccttccttcttgtTCTTGCACAAACAAAATCAAGTCAGTTTCTCAGTCTAAAAATCAAGTGGGTAGCAATGTAGAATCAAGGGTTTAGAATGGGTGAGTAAGCGTGAGAGAGTGTGTGGAAGAGGagtgtttgatttgattttttgtttgattttttgatgAAACGTGTTAGAGTAACAGAATAATTAGAGGTGTGTTACGGAGCATAAACGGAATGAACCAtgggtgggtaaagtgtcaaaaatgaaaTCACAAGTGGGTAAGTTAAATTTGAGGCAAATCACAGATGGATAAgatgtaattatccctaaaaacttaaaaagataatgtactatttctattttttttttttaagtttttacctTATCAGTTTCTATCTTTtaatccattttttatttatttattaaatctaGAGTTTTAGTTGTAGAGTTTAGTGGGGAAGGATCCCCCCTATTTTGATTATGCTGTACTTTCtaatttaaaatcatatatacaccacaaaatcaaacaaatttacaAATTCAATTAAGAATTGAAGGGGATTAGAGAATTCCAATGAAAGGGGAGGACTCAATAGGAGACTCGGAAGAGTATTCTATATTTAGACGTAGGACATGTagtatttaaaaatcaaatgtcaTATGTTGCACATTTGAGACttagtaaagaaaaaatatattggaAAGtgttagttgagttataagGATCTTATCTTTATCCCTATTTAGTAGGGTTGTAAGAAGTATAATTTTAGCTTGAGAACTTTAATTatagaattaaaaatttaactaaaaaatgcTTTAATATAAGGTGTGTGGCAAATTATGGTACCAAAGTGCTTCAAAGTTATTAGAAAACAGTTTGGTAATAgattttaaatgtgaaaaatggtgatatatgaaaaaaaaaaaatacaactagCATATTATTGAGCTTTATCACTAAAACTCATAATTTCAacattagagaaaaaaattggttaaaGTGAATTGGGGTAGAGTAAAAAGAGAAATACTAAAATGTGTatattgagttacaagacttaTCCCTATTTCTATTTAGTACTGATGTAATAAGTAAATTTTTAGCTCTACAGCTTTAATGGCAATGATTTTAcgataaataattttaaaatgttttattctaAGGCGTTTGGCAAATTTTGGTAACCAATTACtaaagagatttaaaaaaaaaaaatagtaaaaagattttaaatgtgaaaaatgGCCATAGATGATAGAtgaaaaaaatgctacaatggTATCTTAACGAGCTTAATGCTAAAaatcattcttaaaaaaaaaaaaaaaaaaaaaaaaaaaaaaaaaaaaaaactcaatatccTACCTCAGCCAATTGTGTTCCTTCCAATTTaggaggaaagagagaaagaaaaaagaagttaaaatgtTAAAggtgagaagaaaaaagaaaaaagaaaaaaaagaggctatttggtaagagtatttaaacatatttttttgttttgtaatccACAAAATGGTTggtttcatatttaaatttattgtttggttaatattttgtaaatatagttttcaaaaaactgtATCTTATTTTCTTGATTAAAAATAGGATTTTGAAAACAGCTAAAGGGGTGTTTTCAAGATATTTTAAtgacatagttgtaaataaattgaaaccaGTGAACCACACATATTTGTCCaaattcttttatctcttaaattgAGGAGCTTATTTTTATCACAAAAAGAATTCCtacaattcaaatttgaaacttattattattaaaaaaaatattttttatcattattcaCACAAAAGAGTAATGTACAGATTCTACAcgttactttttgtatttttttttataaattttaaaaataaaaatggcctctcaaacaattaattttttttatttttattttgcaaattaTTCTTAAAAGTAGGAGTCaaacacatataatataaaaatcattgtctaaaaactatttttaagtccaatttttttttaatttttttttctactgttttgaaaataaaaacaaaaaccctctACCAatcaagtttatttttatttattcttttttaggatttattttatctctttctttgcTTGGCGAAGAAGTTGTACTTTACTTCTTTCAGAAGTCTGACGCATCACTTTTTTCATTTACCTTTGGGAAAAAACATTATATAAATGCTCTCATTATGCATCGCTAACTGATAAAACTATCAACTAATAATGACTTAATGTGGCCCTACGTTGCTTGATATTTTTTTCCCTGCTCCATATGTGAATCAAATACTGCCAGATCagattattaaaaacaaaataaaaaaatactgcCAGATCATACAACACaaggaaagttttttatttttatttttttaattatattttggttgaccaattttaacatttttttttaaataacaatttatagCATTTTCAATCTTGAAATTTCTGAATGCCATTCATTTGATGTTTTCTATGTCATTTATAGTTATGATAAGATTTGAATTTATAAGACTTCCGCTccatgatttatttattttaattattagataAAGATACTAAATAATTTTGGGTGTAGACAATATCTAAATCTAGGTCTCACtattcaataataattaaataattttactaGTTAAACTAATTAGAACATATTTGATGAAGTATAAGTATAACAAAAAcatctagaatttaaattttcctATCTcattgttgtaactatcaaattatccaagggggagagagggactACTTAGGATTGTTGAGACTTGAGTGGCAACCCCAATTGAGAGAGTACAATAAGGAGATAGGAAGTGTGAGTATAAAAAAGTTAATCAATTAGAAATTTTAGGGCTTTTATTTATGTACATGAATATCATATCTTAGTATTGATGTGAATATCAATTTagtctttttatatatatttctaaaaaaaatttcttatatgtttgatttaattaattattcccATGGATAGTAGATTTGTGACAAATTAAACTGTCTGTTGGCcctataaaatgaaaataaaaattatttgttgaTATTGTGGGGAAGTGGACTTGAATCTGCCCTAAAGACTTTGGCCCGAAGAGGAAATCCGAGAAGTGGATTTGGCTTGGGGTCCAGCAAAAGATAAAAGGGACTTCTAACAGGAAGAGACCATTTGGGCCCTCAACCGAGGTAATTCGCTATACCTATCCTTCCTGAGGACCATCTGGGCTCACTACTGAGGTAATCAGCAAAACCTTTCTTTCCTGAGGACACAAAGACTAGCCGAGAAGTGACTTTCCTCTCAAGCCAGGGTCTCCCTTTATTCACCTTTCTCCTGAGAAACACATCGAAGAAAACACAGAGCCCAATATAATagtcacctccgcattaatgagCTCTCCTCACCTAATTTCAGCCACATTAAATGCTAAATGACTGGCCTGAACAGTAAAAACACCCACCAAAGTCCTTCTTCATAATCAAGAAATAACAAGATAAGATACTAATGGGATAAGTATCCCCTCAAATCCAGCTAAAAGCTGGACAGCTAGAGAATGAAGGGATGTGGCTATAAAAAGGGGAGGGGAGCAATAAGAATGGAGAGGCAGAAAAAAGAGGACTTAAGCAAGAacaagagagaggaagagagttagAACTTTTTACTTGTATTCAACCCTCAGAACCCCTCTTTGTACCACGGGAACAccccttttttatatataaacacatgaTTCAGTTTCCTTTTGTCTTTAACTATCCTTTTAATCTTCTTGTTGTGAATCTATTTCCCACTTCTTAGAAATTAGTTGTGTTGATCAAGAactttttttagtgtttttgacTCCCACAGATATGTTTTATTAAAAGCAAGGGATGTAATCATGTTACACACATAGTAACAATGTTTCAAAATTATTGATCACATGGTAGAAAACTAGAAATTATGTGTAAATTGTGATTAATGAAATTAAGTTTTAACCGTAAAGATTAAA
This region includes:
- the LOC126708826 gene encoding uncharacterized protein LOC126708826, with product MEVDEVKNSNNNHNNNNSNNNKKNGPSVPSNFVTIVQLEERWLQEKQSKLKKEKELEEAAAQEEKERQRKLQLQKLREKEEEERKRKLVQSQGRLKFNANDRKPDRRLQIWRENRRAVVEVSPAKKPEEPAALVAVEVGIGNASAQKEQTGEEAKENNNEKKNKKKPKKKKKKKMKPRSEEEKEKEKEEVEVTGGASHAPKVIGEKENSPARTNGESEGTKSEFRPTAEIERKFGDFTIGKGNVRVTRPNTGIYHGHRDNRGFGGSYRDYKGSSKFGGRKEVQKPSGAGMAWVKKGEIGGVHNQRSITEPKKSN